The following proteins are co-located in the Trichormus variabilis 0441 genome:
- a CDS encoding S8 family peptidase has protein sequence MRHEKLAPALLLAYQDLQNEGQTALIKHRHFLGIIAPKTVIKPTKSIIFIYCDADADLSHLSQYGVEVNQNSGSVRTAFLPLENLAAISEEAAIHRIKPSRQLKLRMDVAPQAVQLPDFHGKTGLTGKGVIIGIIDTGIDAKHHAFTGRILRIWDQTLPGPGVNEGGYGAEFTETQLTISQDTAGHGTHVAGIAAGADATYRGVAPEAELVIVKSDLQDAHIADGIRYIFRVAGELGRPAVVNISLGNHSDAHDGTDSLSQIIDAESGSGKIVCCAAGNEGNYNIHGQANIPSGRNRGMRFHVPLNQIGIVWLNAWYASSGQLEVSVQSPNGFVSPWQKIITDGNPSQSYNLPDSQVEIVTPGPDPANGDYNVFVQIRGQGKSPVQGGVWQLRSRNTSSSDTRLDVWTLDDTSSVFFTGKSVKDALKIGSPGCAKSAVTVAAYTTKAKFQDIDGQIQEMGLDLNTIADFSSEGPLRNNTQKPDVAAPGAMIVSALSGYAHSDDRSMTINPQFIAMSGTSMAAPFITGLIALLLQRNPSLDPEAIKDLLRQSSSIPGKPPGTFDPKWGFGLINAAKLIG, from the coding sequence ATGCGACATGAAAAACTTGCGCCTGCATTGTTATTAGCCTATCAAGACCTTCAAAATGAAGGACAGACAGCTTTAATAAAGCATAGGCATTTTCTAGGTATAATTGCCCCTAAAACAGTTATCAAACCTACCAAAAGTATTATCTTTATCTACTGTGATGCTGACGCTGACTTAAGCCATTTGTCACAGTACGGGGTGGAAGTAAATCAAAATTCCGGCAGTGTTCGTACAGCTTTCTTACCCTTAGAAAATCTCGCCGCCATATCAGAAGAAGCCGCCATCCACAGAATTAAACCTTCACGTCAACTCAAGCTGCGGATGGATGTTGCACCCCAAGCCGTGCAATTGCCAGATTTTCATGGCAAAACAGGATTGACTGGTAAAGGTGTCATCATCGGCATTATCGACACAGGAATCGATGCCAAACACCATGCTTTTACTGGCCGGATTTTGCGGATTTGGGATCAAACTCTACCAGGCCCAGGGGTAAATGAGGGTGGCTACGGTGCGGAATTTACAGAAACACAACTTACCATTTCTCAAGATACGGCAGGTCATGGTACTCATGTTGCTGGCATTGCGGCTGGTGCGGATGCTACCTATCGCGGCGTAGCACCAGAGGCCGAGTTAGTCATTGTCAAATCTGATTTACAAGATGCCCATATTGCCGATGGCATCCGTTATATTTTTCGGGTAGCTGGTGAGTTGGGAAGACCAGCCGTAGTTAACATTAGTTTAGGTAATCATAGTGATGCCCATGATGGCACTGATTCTCTATCACAAATTATTGATGCAGAATCAGGTTCAGGCAAAATTGTATGTTGCGCTGCGGGTAATGAAGGTAACTACAATATTCACGGTCAAGCAAACATTCCCAGTGGACGCAACCGAGGAATGCGCTTTCATGTCCCCTTAAATCAAATTGGTATAGTTTGGTTAAATGCTTGGTATGCCAGTAGTGGCCAATTGGAAGTATCGGTACAGAGTCCCAACGGTTTTGTTAGTCCTTGGCAAAAAATTATCACTGACGGCAATCCTAGCCAAAGTTATAATTTACCTGATTCTCAGGTAGAAATTGTCACCCCAGGCCCAGACCCAGCCAATGGTGATTACAATGTCTTTGTACAGATTCGTGGTCAGGGTAAATCACCAGTACAAGGCGGTGTGTGGCAATTGCGATCGCGCAACACTTCCTCATCTGATACTAGACTGGATGTGTGGACACTGGACGATACATCCTCAGTGTTTTTTACAGGTAAAAGTGTCAAGGATGCCTTAAAAATTGGTTCTCCAGGCTGCGCTAAAAGTGCGGTGACGGTTGCTGCTTACACCACCAAAGCCAAGTTTCAAGATATAGATGGTCAGATTCAAGAAATGGGGCTTGATTTAAACACCATTGCGGATTTTAGTAGTGAAGGCCCTCTGCGGAACAATACCCAAAAACCAGATGTGGCTGCACCAGGGGCAATGATTGTATCTGCACTTTCTGGTTATGCTCATAGTGATGATCGCTCAATGACCATTAATCCCCAGTTTATCGCCATGTCTGGTACAAGTATGGCTGCACCGTTCATCACCGGCTTAATCGCCTTACTTCTGCAACGCAACCCTAGCCTAGACCCGGAGGCAATTAAAGACTTACTACGTCAAAGTAGTTCTATCCCTGGTAAACCTCCTGGTACATTTGACCCCAAATGGGGTTTTGGGCTGATTAATGCTGCAAAATTAATCGGCTGA